A stretch of the Candidatus Firestonebacteria bacterium RIFOXYD2_FULL_39_29 genome encodes the following:
- a CDS encoding beta-galactosidase — protein sequence MPELTNINKLPPRATFYYYKNEKDAASTDRSKSPFIKFLNGKWDFKIKKNPYEATESGLNSGKWSKIEVPGNWTMQGFGRPHYTNVQMPFKNLPPSVPKDNPTGIYRTTFTLPSNWKKRRTVIHFGGCEGVLYVYVNKKAVGMNKDARTPAEFDISKVLKSGKNEVICVVVKWSDATFLEDQDHWWQAGIQREVYIYSTSTPHIQDLFVKATFKDNYKKAEIDVCVKIGFPGEKHFKKPVSISLIDSTGKIVVKSNIEAISYVNTERKYLLNIKNPVLWNAEAPYLYSIVIVHGKGSKREIVSTKFGFREIKIENRNLLINGKRVMIRGVNRHDHDDTKGKYISREVMEKDLKVMKNFNINAVRTSHYPNDPYWLELCDKYGLYIVDEANLEAHAFYHELCRDNRYTSAFLERAVNMVERDKNHPSVIFWSLGNESGYGPNHDAMANWIRGYDNTRPIHYEGATADWSKGRSATDVICPMYPSIEKIVKWAKTPGKNEDRPLIMCEFSHAMGNSNGSFADYWEAIEKYPGLQGGYIWEWLDHGIKKKTKDGKEYWAYGGDFGDFPNDANFVADGVVWPDRTAHPGLYEVKYIYQPVKVEAVNLHSGLVKITNKNFFTDLTRLNGKWELIIDGKYIMGGFLPKLTVAPGKSKIFKLKYSEKLTGKSGEKYINFVFSHVENKYWASAGAEVAAEQLVFPESKVVKSGNKKINPRIAKTKKMISVVFGELTAKFNIEKGFLVFFGKEENIITEGPKLNIWRAAVDNDGIKLVPQRNTVLKKWKELGLPSVELRLKRAKLVWKNGKAAVVITHTGSGRKKWTDFKHIQEYTFCSGKMQIKNKIILGKGINDIPRAGVVLKIKEGFEDLVWNGRGPWENYSDRKSSAKLGIYSGTVTEQYVPYIMPQEHGHKTDTRWFSLSGKKNVLVVAGQPTFEFNVSHFSDGDLFKATHTIDLKPRKETIVHIDHAHRGLGTMSCGPDTLDKYKLLKNKYEFTYTVGID from the coding sequence ATGCCGGAGCTTACCAATATTAATAAGCTTCCGCCCAGGGCTACTTTTTATTATTATAAAAATGAAAAGGATGCGGCGAGTACAGACCGTTCAAAATCACCGTTTATTAAGTTTTTAAACGGGAAATGGGATTTTAAAATAAAAAAGAACCCGTATGAAGCGACTGAAAGCGGGCTGAACTCCGGCAAATGGTCAAAGATAGAAGTTCCGGGTAACTGGACTATGCAGGGTTTTGGCCGGCCGCATTATACTAATGTTCAAATGCCCTTTAAAAACCTTCCTCCTTCTGTTCCAAAGGACAATCCAACCGGGATCTACCGTACAACATTTACTTTACCCTCAAATTGGAAGAAAAGACGTACTGTAATTCATTTTGGCGGCTGTGAAGGAGTGTTATATGTTTATGTAAATAAAAAAGCTGTTGGGATGAATAAGGATGCCAGGACTCCCGCTGAATTTGATATTTCGAAGGTTCTAAAGAGCGGAAAGAATGAAGTTATATGTGTGGTGGTTAAATGGTCCGATGCCACTTTTCTTGAGGACCAGGATCACTGGTGGCAGGCGGGTATTCAAAGGGAAGTGTATATCTATTCCACGTCAACCCCTCATATTCAGGACCTCTTTGTAAAAGCAACTTTTAAAGATAATTATAAAAAGGCTGAAATAGACGTTTGTGTGAAAATTGGTTTTCCCGGAGAAAAACATTTTAAAAAACCGGTTAGTATTTCGTTAATTGACAGCACCGGGAAAATTGTTGTTAAAAGTAATATTGAAGCAATCTCTTATGTCAATACCGAGAGAAAGTATCTTCTGAATATTAAAAACCCTGTGCTTTGGAATGCTGAAGCGCCTTATCTGTATTCTATCGTTATTGTTCACGGAAAAGGCAGTAAAAGAGAGATTGTTTCCACAAAATTTGGTTTCAGAGAAATAAAGATTGAAAATAGAAATCTGTTAATAAACGGAAAAAGAGTGATGATCCGGGGTGTCAACAGGCATGATCATGACGATACGAAAGGAAAATATATAAGCAGAGAGGTTATGGAAAAAGATCTTAAGGTTATGAAAAACTTTAATATTAACGCGGTTAGAACCTCTCATTATCCGAATGATCCTTACTGGCTTGAACTTTGCGACAAGTACGGACTGTATATTGTTGATGAAGCTAATCTGGAAGCTCATGCGTTTTACCATGAACTGTGCAGGGACAATAGATATACTTCCGCGTTTCTAGAAAGAGCCGTAAATATGGTTGAGCGGGACAAAAATCATCCTTCAGTAATATTCTGGTCGCTCGGTAATGAAAGCGGGTATGGGCCGAATCACGATGCAATGGCGAATTGGATAAGAGGTTATGATAACACAAGGCCGATTCACTACGAAGGAGCTACTGCGGATTGGTCAAAAGGAAGATCTGCTACGGATGTTATATGTCCTATGTATCCTTCTATTGAAAAAATAGTGAAGTGGGCAAAAACCCCGGGTAAGAATGAGGATAGGCCCCTGATCATGTGCGAGTTTTCTCACGCGATGGGTAATTCCAACGGTTCCTTTGCCGATTACTGGGAAGCTATAGAAAAGTATCCGGGTTTGCAGGGTGGTTATATCTGGGAATGGCTTGATCACGGTATTAAGAAAAAAACAAAAGACGGGAAAGAATACTGGGCTTACGGCGGTGATTTTGGTGATTTTCCTAATGATGCAAATTTTGTAGCTGACGGAGTTGTCTGGCCGGACAGGACTGCGCATCCGGGGCTTTATGAAGTTAAATATATTTATCAACCGGTAAAAGTGGAAGCGGTTAATCTTCATTCCGGTTTGGTGAAAATTACAAATAAAAATTTCTTTACTGATTTAACCCGGCTGAACGGAAAATGGGAATTAATAATTGACGGAAAGTATATTATGGGTGGTTTCCTTCCGAAATTGACAGTTGCTCCGGGTAAGTCAAAGATATTTAAACTGAAATATTCGGAAAAATTGACAGGGAAAAGCGGAGAAAAATATATCAATTTTGTATTTTCCCATGTCGAAAATAAATATTGGGCTTCGGCCGGAGCTGAAGTTGCTGCAGAACAACTCGTCTTTCCTGAAAGCAAGGTTGTTAAATCCGGAAACAAGAAAATTAACCCCCGGATTGCAAAAACAAAAAAAATGATTTCGGTGGTTTTCGGGGAGCTGACAGCAAAATTTAATATTGAAAAAGGTTTTCTGGTTTTTTTTGGAAAAGAAGAAAATATCATTACGGAAGGTCCGAAACTTAACATATGGAGGGCCGCCGTGGATAACGACGGTATCAAACTTGTTCCTCAAAGAAATACGGTTTTGAAAAAATGGAAAGAACTTGGTTTGCCTTCTGTTGAGCTTCGATTAAAACGAGCTAAGCTTGTTTGGAAAAACGGCAAAGCGGCAGTAGTAATAACGCATACAGGCAGCGGCAGGAAAAAATGGACTGATTTTAAGCATATACAGGAATATACATTTTGTTCCGGTAAAATGCAGATAAAAAATAAAATAATCCTTGGAAAGGGGATAAACGATATTCCGAGGGCAGGGGTGGTTTTAAAGATTAAAGAAGGATTTGAAGACCTTGTTTGGAATGGCCGGGGCCCCTGGGAAAATTACAGTGACAGAAAGTCATCCGCAAAACTGGGAATATATTCAGGTACTGTTACTGAACAGTACGTACCTTACATAATGCCTCAAGAGCACGGGCATAAAACAGATACTCGCTGGTTTAGCTTATCAGGAAAGAAGAACGTTTTGGTTGTTGCAGGGCAACCGACATTTGAGTTTAATGTGAGCCATTTTTCAGACGGGGACCTTTTTAAAGCGACACATACCATTGATCTTAAACCAAGAAAAGAGACTATCGTACATATAGACCACGCTCATAGAGGGCTCGGAACCATGTCATGCGGGCCTGATACTCTTGATAAATATAAGTTGTTGAAGAATAAATATGAATTTACTTACACTGTCGGGATTGATTAA
- a CDS encoding 2-nitropropane dioxygenase yields the protein MVNHILPQLNIGGLIAKVPIIQGGMGVAISLNGLASSVANAGGIGVLATPGIGLNEPDLKEDFIGSNNRALAKEIKKCREKTKGLIGVNIMYALTNYAELSKTAIKEGVDIIFSGAGLPMNLPEFLEGGAKTKLVPIVSSGRAAKILAKRWIDKYNYVPDGFVVEGPMAGGHVGFKLENIDDPEYTLEKLVVEVLKVAKETEKATGKKIPVIAGGGIFTGADIKKFLDLGASGVQMATRFVATDECDADMIFKQAYLDCKEEDMVVIKSPVGMPGRAIKNKFIEDSEKGKKQPFECPFHCIITCDVVNAPYCIALSLLNAQKGEMDHGFAFAGKNAYRVTEIVSVQKLIDSLSEEYSKAVEKQSEPKV from the coding sequence TTGGTTAATCATATTTTACCGCAGTTAAACATCGGCGGTCTTATAGCAAAAGTTCCAATAATTCAAGGCGGTATGGGTGTGGCTATTTCTTTAAACGGCTTAGCATCCTCAGTTGCAAACGCCGGAGGTATTGGTGTATTGGCAACCCCCGGTATCGGACTAAATGAGCCGGATTTGAAGGAAGATTTCATCGGTTCAAATAACCGCGCGCTTGCCAAAGAAATAAAAAAATGCAGAGAAAAAACCAAGGGGTTGATTGGCGTTAATATTATGTACGCGCTCACTAATTACGCAGAGCTTTCAAAAACAGCTATAAAAGAAGGCGTGGATATTATATTCTCCGGAGCCGGGCTTCCCATGAACCTTCCTGAGTTTTTAGAAGGCGGTGCAAAAACGAAACTGGTACCTATTGTTTCTTCCGGAAGGGCAGCTAAAATACTTGCAAAACGCTGGATTGATAAATATAACTACGTCCCTGACGGATTTGTTGTAGAAGGACCTATGGCAGGCGGTCATGTCGGCTTTAAACTGGAAAACATTGATGACCCGGAATATACTCTGGAAAAACTTGTAGTAGAAGTCCTTAAAGTGGCTAAAGAAACAGAAAAAGCCACAGGCAAAAAAATACCCGTAATAGCAGGCGGTGGAATATTTACCGGAGCAGATATTAAGAAATTCCTTGATCTAGGCGCTTCCGGAGTCCAGATGGCTACCCGTTTTGTCGCCACCGACGAATGTGATGCCGATATGATATTTAAACAAGCCTATTTAGACTGCAAAGAAGAAGATATGGTTGTTATTAAGAGCCCTGTCGGAATGCCCGGCCGAGCCATTAAGAATAAATTTATAGAAGATTCGGAAAAAGGAAAGAAACAACCCTTTGAATGCCCCTTCCATTGCATAATCACCTGTGATGTAGTTAACGCCCCTTATTGTATTGCTTTAAGCCTTCTTAATGCTCAAAAAGGGGAAATGGACCACGGTTTTGCTTTTGCGGGAAAAAATGCTTATAGAGTTACAGAAATAGTTTCCGTCCAGAAACTTATTGATTCCCTTTCCGAAGAGTACAGTAAAGCCGTAGAGAAGCAATCCGAACCCAAGGTTTAA
- a CDS encoding transketolase: protein MADLDMLRAKAKQFRREILETISGAGAGHPGGSLSAIDILTCLYFGKLKVDPKDPLKEGRDRFIMSKGHASPALYVVLANKGFFEKKELKNFRKLGALLQGHVYTGVPGVELSTGSLGQGLSFANGMALAGKLKDLPFKVYCMLGDGEMQEGQVWEALMTAVHHQLDNICIIIDTNKVQQNGLVSEIKNLEPLTRKLKSFGCEVMEIDGHNMEEISTALEGFGKVKNKPYVIKANTIKGKGVSFMELNSKWHGKAPNKEELAAALKELL, encoded by the coding sequence ATGGCTGATCTTGATATGCTCAGGGCAAAGGCAAAGCAATTTAGAAGAGAAATACTGGAAACTATCAGCGGCGCGGGAGCAGGTCATCCTGGCGGTTCATTATCTGCGATCGATATTCTAACCTGCCTGTATTTTGGGAAATTAAAAGTTGATCCAAAAGATCCTTTGAAAGAGGGAAGAGACAGATTTATTATGTCTAAAGGGCATGCAAGTCCGGCTCTTTATGTGGTGCTTGCCAATAAAGGTTTTTTCGAAAAGAAAGAGTTAAAAAACTTTAGAAAACTAGGAGCTCTGCTTCAAGGTCATGTATACACAGGAGTTCCCGGTGTTGAACTTTCTACAGGCAGTCTGGGACAGGGGTTGTCTTTTGCAAACGGAATGGCTCTTGCGGGTAAATTAAAAGATTTACCTTTTAAAGTTTATTGCATGCTCGGGGACGGAGAAATGCAGGAAGGCCAGGTTTGGGAAGCCCTGATGACTGCCGTGCATCATCAGCTGGATAATATTTGTATCATAATTGATACAAATAAAGTTCAGCAAAACGGTCTTGTTTCTGAAATAAAAAATCTGGAACCCCTTACCCGGAAGTTGAAAAGTTTCGGGTGTGAGGTTATGGAAATAGACGGCCATAATATGGAAGAGATTTCAACTGCGTTAGAGGGATTTGGAAAAGTAAAAAATAAACCATATGTGATCAAGGCAAATACAATTAAAGGAAAGGGTGTTTCCTTTATGGAGTTGAACTCAAAATGGCACGGTAAGGCCCCAAATAAGGAAGAACTCGCTGCGGCGCTTAAGGAGCTTTTATGA
- a CDS encoding amino acid transporter, translating into MIPKDNPEDKLGMLLKIRRMVIGKAKDPQDSKIFHSLALAAILAWVGLGSDGLSSSCYGPAEAFFALGSHTYLALIVACITAVTIFIISASYSQIIELFPYGGGGYVVATKLLTPTLGMISGSALLIDYVLTITLSIAAGSDALFSFFPSYSHYTLWFSVFALIVMIVLNLRGVKESVKLLLPIFVVFMLMHVGTILYILITHVSNLGGVVSNTVADVKDSVASMGVMAVIALVMRSYSLGAGTYTGLEAVSNGMSILREPKVKTAKRVMSYMAISLAFVVFGIMFAYLLYEVKITEGLTLNAVLFAKVFGAGTLGKTLLFITLLSEAALLFVAAQTGFLGGPGVMSNMAADRWFPTKFQILSDRLVTQNGVLLMGMAAIVLLVVTKGKVSYLVVLYSINVFITFVLSQLGMVIHWWRERKVEKKWRRKLAINGLAFLLTLSILISVIWLKFGEGGWITILITGSLIAVVMTIKHHYKKTSLILKRLDSLVLSVMPETIRELKEEDKPKYNPKSKTAVVLVSGFNGVGLHTLLNIFRIFSGVYKNFVIVQVGVVDSGAFKGAGAIESLQEHIKADVDKYVNYIQSRGYFAEGICLIGVDVVQEISDGAQEILKKYPNANFFGGQLVFPEEIVFTRWLHNYTVFAIQRRFYYQGIPIILLPIRL; encoded by the coding sequence ATGATACCGAAAGATAACCCCGAAGATAAACTCGGGATGTTATTAAAAATAAGGCGGATGGTAATAGGCAAAGCGAAAGATCCCCAGGATAGCAAGATCTTTCATAGCCTGGCTCTTGCTGCTATACTTGCTTGGGTAGGCCTCGGGTCTGACGGGCTTTCTTCTTCCTGCTACGGCCCGGCGGAAGCCTTTTTTGCTCTCGGAAGCCATACTTATCTGGCACTCATTGTAGCCTGCATTACGGCTGTAACCATATTTATTATAAGTGCTTCGTATTCTCAGATCATTGAGCTTTTTCCTTATGGCGGCGGCGGGTATGTGGTTGCTACAAAGCTTTTAACTCCTACGCTCGGGATGATCTCCGGTTCCGCTCTTTTGATAGACTATGTACTTACTATTACTCTCTCAATTGCCGCGGGATCTGATGCATTATTTAGTTTTTTCCCTTCCTACAGTCATTACACTCTTTGGTTCTCTGTTTTTGCTTTAATAGTTATGATAGTCTTGAATTTAAGAGGCGTTAAAGAATCGGTTAAACTCCTGCTTCCTATATTTGTTGTCTTTATGCTTATGCATGTGGGTACGATACTTTATATTTTGATAACTCATGTGAGTAATCTTGGAGGAGTCGTTTCAAATACTGTAGCAGATGTAAAAGATTCGGTAGCAAGTATGGGTGTTATGGCCGTTATTGCTTTAGTTATGAGATCTTACAGTCTGGGTGCGGGAACTTATACGGGGTTGGAAGCGGTCAGTAACGGTATGTCAATTTTACGCGAACCAAAAGTAAAAACCGCAAAACGTGTTATGTCTTATATGGCAATTTCACTTGCCTTCGTAGTATTCGGAATAATGTTTGCGTATCTTCTTTATGAAGTAAAGATCACAGAGGGCTTGACCTTAAACGCCGTGCTTTTTGCAAAAGTATTCGGAGCCGGTACTTTGGGAAAAACACTTCTGTTTATAACTCTCCTTTCCGAGGCTGCTCTTTTGTTTGTTGCGGCGCAGACAGGCTTTTTAGGCGGGCCCGGAGTAATGTCCAATATGGCGGCCGACAGATGGTTCCCTACCAAGTTTCAGATATTAAGCGACAGATTGGTGACACAAAACGGCGTTTTGCTTATGGGAATGGCGGCGATTGTACTTCTTGTCGTTACCAAAGGCAAGGTGAGTTATCTTGTCGTGCTTTACTCGATAAATGTTTTTATTACTTTTGTTCTTTCCCAGCTTGGGATGGTAATTCACTGGTGGAGAGAAAGAAAAGTAGAAAAAAAATGGAGGAGAAAACTTGCAATAAACGGGCTGGCATTTCTTCTTACCCTGTCTATTCTAATATCCGTCATCTGGCTGAAATTCGGGGAAGGCGGTTGGATAACAATATTAATTACCGGTTCTTTAATCGCTGTCGTAATGACGATCAAACATCATTATAAAAAGACCTCTTTGATACTGAAACGTCTTGACAGCCTGGTTCTCTCGGTCATGCCTGAAACGATCAGAGAGCTTAAGGAAGAGGATAAACCAAAGTATAACCCGAAAAGCAAAACAGCGGTTGTGCTGGTCTCGGGTTTTAACGGAGTGGGACTGCATACACTATTAAATATCTTCAGGATATTCTCCGGTGTTTATAAAAACTTTGTAATTGTCCAGGTCGGGGTTGTTGATTCCGGCGCTTTTAAAGGCGCGGGAGCTATTGAAAGCCTGCAGGAACATATTAAGGCGGATGTGGACAAATATGTCAACTATATTCAAAGCCGCGGATATTTTGCCGAAGGTATCTGCCTGATCGGAGTAGATGTTGTTCAAGAAATTTCTGACGGAGCGCAGGAAATACTGAAGAAATACCCCAACGCAAATTTCTTCGGAGGCCAGCTGGTTTTCCCCGAAGAGATAGTCTTTACCCGATGGCTTCACAATTACACAGTTTTCGCCATACAGCGCAGATTCTATTACCAAGGAATCCCGATTATTTTACTCCCTATACGTTTGTAG
- a CDS encoding MFS transporter translates to MESTKEKSGSIIFYISLMGFFGIFTTTISKNPVLPYLVKSLGSGDQVLGLISSISPLAGIMFSFPVGVMADKLGKKFLLRASAFVFLLAPLMYLLVTNAWYLIPVRFFHGMATAILGPIASTIIAEAYDKNKGEKLGVYSSTTLIGRTLAPLAGGAIIAFFSSQGELFSYRAVYFIAFLFSIPVVVGAFMVKTGETAVKKNPGLTAFFESLKYIIKNKAILATALVDLSTYFSFGIFETFAPGYLKTIGYKPQTVGLIFSLQILSIALTKPLFGKLADTIDKRSQIACGLFTLGFAVAALPFVTSFTAVLGVSLLFGLAMSFSTVATSAYVADVAKKEQLGASMGALSSIMDIGHSTGPLIAGSIIAAFSVTAGFMSGFILAAAITVMFLFVAYRK, encoded by the coding sequence ATGGAAAGTACAAAAGAAAAGTCCGGAAGTATTATATTTTATATCTCTTTAATGGGATTTTTCGGGATATTTACTACTACAATTTCTAAAAATCCTGTTTTACCTTATCTGGTAAAGTCTCTTGGCTCGGGGGATCAAGTGCTGGGACTCATTTCTTCAATATCGCCTTTAGCGGGTATAATGTTTTCTTTTCCTGTGGGAGTAATGGCGGATAAGCTCGGAAAGAAATTTCTTCTTAGAGCCTCTGCGTTTGTTTTTTTATTGGCGCCGTTAATGTATCTTCTGGTAACCAATGCGTGGTATTTGATCCCTGTAAGATTTTTTCACGGAATGGCGACGGCAATACTTGGGCCTATTGCTTCTACAATAATAGCTGAAGCGTATGATAAGAATAAAGGTGAAAAATTGGGTGTATATTCCTCGACAACTCTTATAGGCCGAACTCTTGCTCCTCTTGCAGGCGGTGCTATAATTGCTTTCTTTTCTTCGCAGGGTGAGCTTTTTAGTTATCGTGCCGTATATTTTATTGCTTTTTTATTCTCAATCCCTGTGGTAGTAGGTGCTTTTATGGTTAAGACCGGTGAAACTGCGGTAAAAAAAAATCCCGGACTGACGGCGTTTTTTGAAAGTCTAAAATATATAATCAAAAATAAGGCAATACTTGCTACAGCCCTGGTAGATCTTTCTACATATTTTTCTTTCGGTATTTTTGAGACATTTGCTCCGGGCTATTTGAAAACGATCGGATACAAACCTCAAACTGTCGGTTTAATATTTTCTTTGCAAATACTTTCTATAGCGCTTACAAAACCTTTGTTTGGAAAACTGGCAGATACTATAGATAAACGTTCTCAGATTGCCTGCGGTTTATTCACACTTGGCTTTGCGGTTGCTGCTTTACCGTTTGTAACTTCTTTTACCGCGGTGCTTGGGGTAAGTTTACTCTTTGGTCTTGCCATGTCTTTTTCAACGGTGGCTACAAGCGCCTATGTTGCGGATGTGGCAAAGAAAGAACAGCTTGGAGCTTCGATGGGCGCTCTTTCTTCAATAATGGACATAGGCCATTCCACAGGCCCGTTAATTGCGGGAAGTATTATTGCCGCCTTCTCCGTTACCGCAGGTTTTATGTCGGGCTTTATTCTTGCGGCGGCAATAACAGTAATGTTTCTATTTGTTGCATATCGAAAATAA
- a CDS encoding thioester oxidase: MDINRGFLKDTVRQEFDSSDTDQNKGIKPPPMEKPWDAVNQRKFRLVKKNEWTSIKTLDVETAIGKRRSRRKFTDKFITLEELSFLLWATQGVQRKFGDAAAYRTVPSAGARHAFETYPVIMNVKGLEKGLYRYLPLSHELLLEYQDNDISDKLISAALGQPYAGVSAVTFIWSVIPYRMEWRYGPASYKVLALDAGHVAQNLYIASESIGLGTCAIAAYDQAQMDKLIKADGNDEFVIYLAPVGRV; encoded by the coding sequence ATGGATATAAATAGAGGCTTTTTGAAAGATACTGTAAGACAGGAGTTTGATTCTAGCGATACGGATCAAAATAAAGGAATAAAGCCTCCACCTATGGAAAAACCATGGGATGCTGTAAATCAGAGAAAATTCCGGCTTGTGAAGAAGAATGAGTGGACGTCAATCAAGACTCTTGATGTAGAAACTGCGATAGGAAAAAGACGGAGCCGGAGAAAATTTACTGATAAATTCATTACCTTAGAAGAGCTTTCTTTTCTGCTTTGGGCAACACAAGGGGTACAAAGAAAATTTGGAGATGCTGCTGCTTATAGAACGGTACCTTCTGCAGGAGCAAGACATGCTTTTGAAACTTATCCGGTAATTATGAATGTCAAAGGACTGGAAAAAGGTCTTTATAGATATCTGCCTCTCTCGCATGAACTCCTGCTTGAGTATCAGGATAATGATATATCTGATAAGCTGATTTCTGCGGCTCTGGGACAGCCGTATGCCGGGGTGTCGGCCGTTACTTTTATCTGGTCGGTAATACCCTATAGAATGGAATGGCGTTATGGTCCTGCATCGTATAAGGTGCTGGCGCTTGATGCCGGCCATGTTGCTCAAAATCTTTATATTGCCTCAGAGTCCATAGGTCTTGGTACCTGTGCAATTGCAGCATACGATCAAGCTCAAATGGATAAACTGATAAAAGCAGACGGAAATGATGAGTTTGTAATATATCTGGCTCCGGTAGGAAGAGTTTGA
- a CDS encoding mechanosensitive ion channel protein MscS, whose translation MTLDEQTIKTGLKAMGIILGSLGAGFTVEKVILARLKKLAEKTTWEGDDIIIEALNTWVTMLILLPGIYFAALYLPLSEKIEGNINKILMALAIFFTTIILSKIAVGFIGLYTKKAEGNMPSTSIFANITKVVMFSLGGLVILQSLGISVTPILTALGVGGLAVALALQDTLSNLFSGIQVLASRQIKPGDYIKLNSGEEGYVSDITWRNTTLKTLPNNYIVLPNSKLATSIVTNFHAPTKEMAVGITITVSYGSDIPKAEKAIVEIGTDVMNTVTGGVPGHKPAARVAELADFGIKLGVGLMVKEFADQFLIKHEFLKRLLVRFKEDGIETPFPTSTVYLKKE comes from the coding sequence ATGACTTTGGACGAACAAACAATAAAGACAGGTTTAAAAGCCATGGGTATTATTTTAGGATCCCTCGGTGCAGGTTTTACAGTGGAAAAAGTAATATTGGCAAGACTTAAAAAACTTGCGGAAAAAACCACATGGGAAGGTGATGATATTATAATCGAAGCCCTTAATACGTGGGTAACAATGCTTATTCTTCTCCCCGGAATTTACTTTGCAGCTCTTTACCTTCCTCTTTCCGAAAAAATAGAAGGAAACATCAATAAAATATTAATGGCTCTTGCTATTTTTTTCACAACTATAATTCTTTCTAAAATAGCAGTAGGCTTTATCGGACTTTATACTAAAAAAGCCGAAGGCAACATGCCTTCTACTTCAATATTTGCCAATATAACAAAAGTAGTAATGTTCAGCCTCGGAGGCCTTGTAATACTTCAGTCTTTGGGTATTTCAGTAACTCCTATACTCACGGCACTTGGAGTTGGAGGTTTGGCCGTGGCTCTTGCTTTACAGGATACTCTCTCAAATCTTTTTTCGGGGATACAGGTTTTAGCCTCAAGACAGATCAAACCGGGAGATTATATCAAGCTTAATTCCGGGGAAGAAGGTTATGTTTCTGATATAACCTGGAGAAATACCACTCTTAAGACTCTGCCAAATAATTACATAGTACTTCCTAACTCGAAACTGGCTACAAGCATTGTTACAAACTTTCATGCTCCCACAAAAGAAATGGCGGTAGGTATAACTATTACAGTTTCCTATGGAAGTGATATTCCAAAGGCCGAAAAAGCAATAGTAGAAATAGGAACAGACGTAATGAATACAGTAACAGGAGGTGTTCCCGGACACAAACCCGCAGCCCGGGTTGCAGAACTTGCGGATTTTGGTATAAAACTTGGAGTAGGCTTAATGGTAAAAGAGTTTGCCGATCAATTTCTGATAAAACATGAGTTTTTAAAACGGCTTCTTGTTAGATTTAAAGAGGATGGAATTGAAACACCTTTTCCTACTTCCACAGTGTATTTAAAGA
- a CDS encoding transketolase: MIQKAIRDGFGEALAETGIKDQRIVVLSGDLEDSTKAINFKNAVPKRFYNLGIAEQDLVGTAAGMSREGFIPFVCSFAVFLTNRAYDQIRVTVCYNNFNVKLVASHGGVTVGSDGATAQCLEDFAIMRVLPNMKVICPCDAVEVKKAVKALIVDKGPSYMRTGRAPSNIITEENDPFIIGKANVMQEGKDAVIIACGIMVAEALSAAEILKKEGIEAAVLNMHTIKPLDEEAVVFWAKKTKAVVTAEEHQIIGGLGSAVSEVLSLEFPVPVEMIGVKDSFGESGEPGELMEKYGLKDKHIVLAVKNALKRKN; the protein is encoded by the coding sequence ATGATCCAAAAAGCCATAAGAGACGGGTTCGGTGAAGCTCTTGCTGAAACAGGAATAAAAGATCAAAGGATAGTTGTATTATCCGGTGATCTGGAAGACTCCACAAAAGCAATAAATTTTAAAAATGCTGTGCCAAAAAGATTTTACAATCTTGGTATTGCCGAACAAGACCTTGTCGGAACTGCCGCGGGCATGAGCAGGGAAGGTTTTATCCCTTTCGTCTGTTCTTTTGCTGTGTTTTTAACAAACAGAGCGTATGATCAGATCAGGGTGACGGTCTGCTATAATAATTTTAATGTAAAGCTTGTTGCTTCTCATGGCGGCGTGACAGTCGGTTCGGATGGGGCAACCGCGCAATGCCTTGAGGATTTTGCAATTATGAGAGTGTTGCCAAACATGAAAGTAATTTGTCCCTGCGATGCTGTTGAAGTTAAGAAAGCGGTAAAAGCTCTTATTGTGGATAAAGGTCCTTCATATATGAGAACGGGAAGAGCTCCTTCGAATATAATTACGGAGGAAAATGATCCGTTTATTATCGGAAAAGCAAATGTTATGCAAGAAGGTAAAGACGCGGTTATAATAGCCTGCGGGATAATGGTTGCTGAAGCGTTATCCGCGGCTGAAATATTAAAAAAAGAAGGAATAGAGGCAGCCGTGCTGAATATGCATACAATTAAACCCCTTGATGAAGAGGCGGTTGTTTTCTGGGCTAAAAAGACAAAAGCAGTGGTTACGGCTGAAGAACATCAGATAATAGGCGGTCTTGGTTCGGCCGTTTCTGAGGTGTTATCTCTGGAATTCCCGGTACCGGTGGAAATGATAGGAGTGAAGGACTCTTTTGGCGAATCGGGAGAACCTGGGGAACTGATGGAAAAGTACGGGCTGAAAGATAAACATATTGTCCTGGCCGTAAAAAATGCACTTAAAAGGAAAAATTAA